A single Saccharolobus shibatae B12 DNA region contains:
- a CDS encoding FAD-binding protein produces MRYDLVIIGSGAAGMSAAVTAAEYARLNNKNISIVVLEKTGDEIWGGNSRYTTANMRFIDEEHFDPNLEETFEKFSKGKANMDHVKLIINNAVDTIKWLKSLGVQFENRTGRWTGYGLPRIGPLGGGLAVISALRKHAESMGVQILFNTTAWKLSLDDEGRINGVWVRDERGRSFKIEAKAIVLACGGFEGNYEMLQRYIGRDAINLVMDNPATPIHQGECINMALEVGAKTSGDFGNWHGSVQDIRSKAYRPRVDLYFFGILVNKDGKRFMDESGVGDIHDSFEVVGRRIFEQRDHMAFIILDNKVTSIPNYKSLINTDLPPITANSLEELGETLSREWGLNKDNFLRTVKEYNNAVQPGRFDPNILDGKCTKGIEPPKSNWALTIDEPPFMAYPVTATVQFTFGGLATDTNARVLDTNDKPILGLYAAGEIVGLYYYRYPGATSFLRALIFGRVAGINAVDYVTEEKSS; encoded by the coding sequence ATGCGCTACGATTTAGTAATAATAGGTAGTGGAGCTGCTGGAATGTCTGCAGCGGTAACTGCAGCAGAATATGCTAGATTGAATAACAAGAACATAAGTATAGTCGTGTTAGAGAAAACTGGAGATGAGATATGGGGTGGAAATAGCAGATATACTACCGCAAATATGAGATTTATCGATGAGGAACATTTCGATCCTAATTTAGAAGAAACCTTTGAGAAATTCTCTAAAGGGAAAGCAAACATGGATCATGTAAAGCTGATAATCAATAATGCTGTAGATACCATAAAATGGCTAAAATCCTTGGGAGTACAGTTTGAAAATAGGACTGGTAGGTGGACAGGTTATGGTCTTCCCAGAATAGGCCCGCTTGGTGGTGGTCTTGCTGTAATTTCAGCGCTTAGGAAGCATGCTGAAAGCATGGGAGTTCAAATACTGTTTAATACTACAGCTTGGAAATTATCATTAGATGATGAGGGAAGGATTAATGGTGTCTGGGTTAGAGATGAGAGAGGAAGAAGTTTCAAGATTGAGGCTAAAGCTATAGTGTTGGCATGTGGAGGATTTGAGGGAAATTATGAGATGCTACAGAGATATATAGGTAGAGATGCAATTAACCTAGTTATGGACAATCCAGCTACACCAATACATCAAGGAGAGTGCATAAATATGGCATTAGAAGTGGGTGCTAAAACTTCTGGAGATTTTGGAAACTGGCATGGTTCAGTACAAGATATTAGAAGTAAGGCATATAGACCTAGAGTAGATCTATATTTCTTTGGAATCTTAGTTAATAAGGATGGAAAGAGATTTATGGATGAAAGTGGTGTTGGCGATATACATGATTCTTTTGAAGTTGTTGGGAGAAGAATATTCGAACAACGGGATCATATGGCGTTCATAATTCTGGATAATAAAGTAACTTCTATTCCTAACTATAAATCCTTGATTAATACTGACTTACCTCCGATAACTGCTAACAGCTTGGAAGAATTAGGTGAAACGCTAAGTCGTGAGTGGGGTTTAAATAAGGATAATTTCCTGAGGACCGTTAAAGAATATAATAACGCAGTCCAACCTGGAAGATTTGATCCTAATATTCTGGACGGTAAGTGCACTAAGGGAATAGAACCACCTAAATCTAATTGGGCTTTAACAATCGATGAACCTCCGTTTATGGCTTATCCAGTAACTGCTACGGTACAATTTACTTTTGGAGGACTAGCTACTGACACTAACGCTAGAGTCTTAGATACCAATGATAAGCCCATCTTGGGATTATATGCAGCCGGAGAAATAGTTGGCTTATACTATTATAGATATCCGGGGGCAACATCATTTTTAAGAGCATTGATATTTGGAAGAGTCGCAGGGATAAATGCAGTGGATTACGTTACAGAAGAAAAAAGTTCGTAA
- a CDS encoding type 2 periplasmic-binding domain-containing protein yields the protein MSKVKLTLACYIYDRTLPLLLGKVKPEGVELNYLPLWVQETFSRMIKNREFEVSEMSFGGYLESLNSPNPPFVAIPVFPSKMFRHRSIYVNKNSDINDPKDLKGKRIGVPEWRQTASVWIKGILNEFYEVPYDSVTYYVGPLENREVSRRMAETDMLRVKQGIKVERISQGKTLSEMLDRGEIDAVYSAQAPSSFLKGSNVKRLFENYREVEIEFYRKTRIYPIMHVIVIRRDIYEEYPWVAYNLYKAFEESKNIAFNEIYNVSQFGVAYMFAPWIQNDFEIMRSISGDDFWPYGVSKNYKTIETFIRYCYEQGIIDKQLNPREIFAKETQDT from the coding sequence ATGTCAAAGGTAAAGTTAACTTTAGCGTGTTACATATATGATAGAACGCTACCACTATTGCTTGGCAAAGTAAAACCAGAGGGTGTAGAGTTAAATTATTTACCCTTGTGGGTTCAAGAAACTTTCTCAAGAATGATAAAGAATAGAGAGTTTGAAGTATCTGAGATGTCATTTGGAGGATATCTAGAGTCTTTAAACTCTCCTAATCCTCCATTTGTTGCAATACCCGTATTCCCTTCTAAAATGTTTAGACATAGGTCAATTTATGTAAATAAGAATAGTGATATTAATGATCCTAAAGATTTAAAGGGAAAAAGAATTGGAGTACCTGAATGGAGGCAGACAGCTTCGGTATGGATTAAGGGTATCCTAAACGAATTTTATGAAGTACCATATGACTCTGTGACTTATTATGTTGGTCCTTTAGAGAATAGGGAAGTATCTAGAAGGATGGCAGAGACAGATATGTTAAGAGTTAAACAGGGAATAAAGGTTGAGAGAATATCACAAGGTAAAACCTTATCAGAGATGTTAGATAGAGGCGAAATTGATGCAGTTTATAGTGCGCAAGCGCCTTCAAGTTTTCTTAAAGGTTCTAACGTTAAGAGGCTCTTTGAAAACTATAGGGAAGTCGAAATAGAATTTTACAGAAAGACCAGAATATATCCCATAATGCACGTCATCGTTATTAGAAGAGATATTTATGAAGAGTATCCTTGGGTGGCATATAATTTGTACAAAGCATTTGAGGAGTCTAAGAATATAGCGTTTAATGAAATATACAACGTCTCACAATTTGGTGTAGCCTATATGTTTGCACCATGGATTCAAAACGATTTTGAGATAATGAGGAGCATTTCTGGAGATGATTTCTGGCCATATGGCGTGTCAAAGAATTATAAAACAATAGAAACGTTTATAAGATATTGTTATGAACAGGGAATTATTGATAAACAGCTCAATCCCAGAGAAATTTTCGCTAAAGAAACTCAAGATACGTAA
- a CDS encoding ABC transporter ATP-binding protein, translated as MMSGDSEVIIKVKGVNKYFSTSSGILEVLKNVNLEVRRKSFLTFIGPSGCGKSTLLSMIGGLVRPSDGEIYIENIKAEGPRPDKIAMVFQDPALLPWRTVMGNVEFGLEIRGIPKKERRDIAQKYIDLVGLSKFEDYFPTQLSGGMRQRVAIARALAVEPEILLMDEPFANLDEQSRLLLGIDLVRIWQRTGKTIVFVTHSIQEAALLSTEIALFTRRPGTIKEVVKIDTGHPRSIEDDNVVKLRKYVWDKLREEIISR; from the coding sequence ATGATGAGTGGAGATAGTGAGGTTATAATTAAGGTGAAAGGCGTTAACAAATATTTTTCTACTTCATCCGGTATACTTGAAGTTTTAAAAAACGTTAATCTAGAAGTGAGAAGAAAAAGTTTTTTGACATTTATAGGACCCAGCGGATGCGGTAAATCAACTCTCTTATCCATGATTGGAGGACTCGTAAGACCTTCAGATGGAGAAATCTATATAGAGAATATAAAGGCAGAAGGACCCAGACCTGATAAAATTGCAATGGTTTTTCAAGATCCAGCATTACTACCTTGGAGAACTGTAATGGGAAATGTAGAATTTGGTTTAGAGATCAGAGGTATACCCAAAAAGGAAAGGAGGGATATAGCTCAAAAGTATATAGATTTAGTAGGTTTATCTAAATTTGAAGACTACTTTCCTACTCAACTATCTGGAGGAATGAGACAGAGAGTAGCCATAGCTAGAGCTTTGGCTGTTGAGCCAGAAATACTATTAATGGATGAGCCTTTCGCCAATTTAGATGAACAAAGCCGTCTCTTACTAGGTATAGATTTAGTTAGAATATGGCAAAGGACTGGTAAAACTATTGTTTTTGTCACCCACAGTATACAAGAAGCTGCACTTCTATCGACTGAAATTGCGTTATTTACTCGTAGACCTGGCACAATAAAAGAGGTAGTTAAAATAGATACGGGACACCCAAGATCTATAGAAGATGATAACGTAGTTAAACTCAGAAAGTATGTCTGGGATAAATTAAGAGAGGAAATTATTAGTAGGTGA
- a CDS encoding ABC transporter permease — protein sequence MKFRELLYRILVLIIILVLWQLLPTFELISPYVLSPFTSVIETFPQLFNTHGLIPGGMIPQLLTTLTELGAAFGLSVGIGLTLGLLLSYFKLVGNAYEPLIYLIYAIPGSIYYPVLFLTLGLGVQSKIALGFLFGVFPLIINVLSGSKKLNQLFVRLAKSMGANGTQIFIKIMIPALAPYIMSGLRLSLVFSFIGVILGEVIASKDGLGFAISVANYNFETPLMYDYIIIVILLAALFLGIILLIERKVFKYG from the coding sequence ATGAAGTTTAGAGAATTATTATATAGAATATTGGTATTGATTATAATATTGGTCTTATGGCAATTATTACCTACTTTTGAGCTAATTAGTCCATATGTTCTGTCCCCCTTTACATCAGTCATAGAAACCTTTCCGCAGTTATTTAACACACATGGTCTAATACCGGGTGGAATGATACCACAGTTATTAACTACCTTAACTGAACTAGGTGCCGCCTTTGGATTAAGCGTAGGTATAGGCTTAACCTTAGGTTTACTCTTAAGTTATTTCAAATTAGTTGGTAATGCATACGAGCCATTAATTTACTTAATATACGCAATTCCTGGATCAATTTACTACCCAGTGTTGTTTTTAACTTTAGGATTAGGAGTTCAATCTAAAATCGCTCTAGGCTTCTTGTTTGGGGTATTCCCTTTGATTATAAATGTACTTTCGGGATCGAAAAAGCTTAACCAATTATTCGTTCGTTTAGCTAAATCTATGGGTGCTAACGGTACTCAGATATTTATTAAAATAATGATTCCTGCTTTAGCTCCATACATAATGAGTGGATTAAGACTATCTCTAGTGTTCTCCTTCATAGGTGTAATATTGGGTGAAGTCATCGCTTCTAAGGATGGTTTAGGATTTGCAATAAGTGTAGCTAATTACAATTTTGAAACACCATTAATGTATGATTATATTATAATCGTGATATTACTCGCAGCATTGTTTTTAGGTATTATTCTTTTAATAGAGAGAAAGGTGTTCAAATATGGATGA
- a CDS encoding ABC transporter permease → MDERRKRTLYTTIIQIVSVITFFLIWQYLVQSGIVSTLFLAPPSSVIVNAPKVLRDPFVYNRILYTIWITIASFIFTIVIGTLIGLLLGLFTYLRSTFEPYMLILYSIPKAIFIPIFWTLFGLGFSYQFWFASFGGIIPMIINVMYGVKDIDTQLINLAKSYGAKSYQIYYKIIIPSILPSVLGGARISLRSVLADVIAAEEFVGTTGVGYLAQYYATNFLTVELYTVVVVVALIGMALYYIISRIEKRVLAWNITTT, encoded by the coding sequence ATGGATGAGAGAAGGAAAAGAACATTATATACTACTATAATACAAATAGTTAGTGTGATTACTTTCTTTTTAATATGGCAATATCTTGTACAATCTGGTATAGTTTCAACACTATTCCTAGCTCCACCTTCATCAGTAATAGTTAATGCTCCTAAAGTACTAAGAGACCCTTTCGTATATAATAGAATCCTTTATACAATTTGGATAACCATCGCATCCTTCATTTTTACAATAGTAATTGGTACATTAATAGGACTACTTTTAGGGTTATTTACATATCTAAGGTCTACATTTGAACCCTATATGTTGATACTATATTCTATTCCAAAGGCGATATTCATACCAATATTCTGGACTCTTTTTGGACTCGGTTTTTCATATCAATTCTGGTTTGCCTCGTTTGGGGGAATTATTCCTATGATAATTAATGTAATGTATGGAGTTAAAGATATTGATACACAACTTATAAATTTGGCCAAATCGTATGGAGCCAAATCTTACCAAATATACTATAAAATAATAATACCGTCTATACTGCCTAGTGTATTAGGAGGTGCTAGAATATCTTTAAGAAGTGTTCTAGCAGATGTTATTGCAGCCGAGGAATTTGTGGGAACTACTGGCGTTGGGTATCTGGCTCAATATTATGCAACTAACTTCTTAACTGTTGAATTATACACTGTTGTTGTTGTAGTGGCGTTGATAGGAATGGCTTTGTATTACATAATATCCCGAATAGAAAAAAGAGTATTAGCATGGAATATAACTACAACGTAA
- a CDS encoding cupin domain-containing protein, with amino-acid sequence MSSVSEELRVILDEMAKYSIYVGLFPEEAKRQGKRSIFTNYPEPLAIPYKWDYEIARKFLYKIAEYISPKESERRVIHLVNPGLREMKPYDTLAIAPTLTGGIQLIKAGEYAPAHRHTPTNLRLILEAPNDGAYIIYDGYKMNLEVGDVLVQSNWTLHEHHNDGKSDLIWFSGLDSPFLLYLGAIFYSKSEEKFQTNEEGDVILDTLGNNLKPLTISTQSYNPLIKYPFSRTKRALTELNEHNKIDEYEGIVVEYTNPINGGPALPTIDIKMRLIRSKTELKPIRSTENTIFIPVEGYVTFDIIESNMGSLRINLKTRDPLVIPSWTKYRIINDDDKAAILFSYSDKPIFDAFGLYRKEKFKE; translated from the coding sequence ATGTCTAGCGTTAGTGAAGAGTTAAGAGTTATTTTAGATGAGATGGCTAAGTATAGTATATATGTCGGTCTATTCCCAGAAGAGGCTAAGAGACAAGGTAAAAGGTCAATATTTACTAATTACCCAGAACCCTTAGCGATACCGTATAAGTGGGACTATGAGATAGCTAGAAAGTTTCTTTACAAAATCGCCGAATACATATCACCTAAAGAGTCTGAGAGAAGAGTAATACACCTAGTTAACCCTGGGCTTAGAGAAATGAAACCTTATGATACTTTAGCCATAGCACCTACACTAACTGGTGGTATTCAATTAATTAAGGCCGGTGAATACGCTCCTGCACATAGGCATACGCCAACTAACTTAAGGTTAATTCTCGAAGCCCCTAATGATGGTGCCTATATCATTTATGACGGCTATAAAATGAATTTAGAAGTTGGGGATGTACTAGTACAATCTAATTGGACGTTACATGAACATCATAATGACGGTAAGAGTGATTTAATATGGTTCTCTGGTCTAGATAGCCCATTTTTATTATATTTAGGTGCAATATTTTATTCAAAAAGTGAGGAGAAGTTTCAAACTAATGAGGAAGGAGATGTTATTTTAGATACTCTAGGAAATAACCTTAAGCCATTAACTATAAGTACTCAATCATATAATCCTTTAATTAAGTATCCATTTTCACGAACTAAGCGGGCATTAACTGAATTAAATGAACACAACAAGATAGATGAATACGAGGGAATTGTAGTGGAATATACAAATCCAATTAATGGAGGTCCTGCTTTACCAACCATTGATATTAAGATGAGGTTAATAAGATCTAAAACTGAACTAAAACCAATAAGAAGTACTGAGAACACGATATTTATCCCAGTTGAAGGTTATGTAACTTTCGACATAATTGAATCCAATATGGGTAGTTTAAGAATCAATCTAAAAACGCGTGATCCTCTAGTAATACCATCTTGGACGAAATATAGAATAATTAATGATGATGATAAAGCCGCGATACTTTTCTCCTACTCAGATAAACCTATATTTGATGCTTTTGGATTATATAGAAAAGAAAAGTTCAAGGAATAG
- a CDS encoding HoxN/HupN/NixA family nickel/cobalt transporter has translation MRKYIPIKLVIFYILEGIITGMLFYWLFLLSRGVGNLTVKIEESNVTTTFFALGILAYLFGLRHALDADHLAAIDNSTRKLVQEKKPSHFTGLFFSLGHSSVVILLALTLIIATRYITSNIPSLEKIGDIIGTLISGGFLYIIGLLNFLSLLEIYNLYARTTREKTIDEKKLEEVLLSRGFMNKYFGKLFAIINSQYYMYPIGFLFGLGFDTASETALLAISAAAAGVFLKVPLWSLLVFPFLFTSGMTLIDTTDGFFMNGAYSWAFLGNPLKKIWYNLTMTTISILIAYLVGTLELLGLIQSQFNLSGIFWQWISTINGGVWWGNIGIIIIFTFALTWLISYTAYRFKIKKYMKDSR, from the coding sequence ATGAGAAAATATATCCCCATTAAATTAGTAATTTTCTATATTCTTGAGGGAATAATTACTGGAATGTTGTTTTATTGGTTATTCCTCTTATCTCGTGGAGTTGGAAATTTAACAGTTAAGATTGAAGAATCTAATGTAACAACTACGTTCTTTGCATTAGGTATTCTAGCTTACTTGTTTGGACTAAGACATGCTTTAGATGCGGATCATCTGGCTGCTATTGATAATTCAACTAGAAAATTAGTTCAAGAAAAGAAACCATCGCACTTTACTGGTCTTTTCTTCTCTTTAGGACACTCCAGTGTAGTTATATTATTAGCTCTTACCTTAATAATTGCCACAAGATATATTACATCTAATATCCCCTCACTCGAAAAGATTGGAGACATAATAGGAACGTTAATTAGTGGTGGCTTCTTATATATTATAGGACTACTTAATTTCTTATCTTTATTAGAGATTTATAACCTATATGCAAGAACTACAAGAGAAAAAACAATAGACGAGAAAAAACTGGAGGAAGTATTATTAAGTAGGGGATTTATGAATAAATATTTTGGAAAGTTATTTGCAATTATTAACAGCCAATATTATATGTATCCTATAGGATTTTTATTCGGTTTAGGTTTCGATACCGCATCAGAGACAGCTTTATTGGCTATCTCGGCAGCGGCTGCAGGAGTATTTCTTAAAGTACCATTATGGAGTTTGCTAGTATTTCCTTTTCTATTCACTTCTGGAATGACCTTAATTGATACTACAGACGGGTTCTTCATGAATGGAGCATATAGTTGGGCATTTTTAGGAAATCCGCTAAAGAAAATATGGTACAACCTAACAATGACAACGATTTCCATACTTATAGCCTATTTAGTAGGAACCCTAGAATTACTCGGATTGATTCAATCTCAATTTAATCTAAGCGGGATATTTTGGCAATGGATTAGTACAATAAATGGAGGAGTTTGGTGGGGAAACATTGGTATTATAATAATCTTCACATTTGCTTTAACTTGGTTAATCTCATACACTGCATATAGATTTAAGATAAAAAAATATATGAAAGATAGTAGATAA
- a CDS encoding M29 family metallopeptidase, which yields MCEKDEEIGIMYPDGGTAEDLEEDPKILELRKIISVNPTLDGVAEYLVSIPQQFKDYASRNQTGFVRYGDVKPGSKVLIAASNLHDREIINALVKALKKKGASVVDIIILDDGEDRELTYYDEIERIIRTEPWWIKPRWYDYQEKILNYAKDNGYDLLIHGRGGPIPKTNAKGEILPYNFEAFPWQSKDAFLSRSTIFPAKLNYLINVKTWKMIYDLGKGGKVRLTDPEGTELEFTLHEKYYNRTLDERGGFGPRPALGHLFGHPTPPIISEEDAVGVIAGTTSHLTRPFPQIRIYVENGRIEKIEGGGPYGEAWKKLHEETLSVKYPEFPDKGLFWLWEMAIGTNPKVRRPSNVLMLSGTNEVERSRSGVIHVGFGTRWRGESERWAAAHGIPFGHLHIHLLFPTYEIKTITGQEIRVIDNGHLTVLDDPEVRELAKKYGDPEELLKEDWIPKIPGINVPGKYEDYAKDPAEWIKQYNG from the coding sequence ATGTGTGAAAAAGATGAAGAAATAGGTATAATGTATCCAGATGGAGGAACGGCAGAAGATCTTGAAGAAGATCCTAAAATACTAGAATTAAGAAAGATAATAAGTGTAAATCCAACGCTAGATGGAGTTGCCGAATACCTTGTGAGTATACCTCAGCAATTTAAAGACTACGCAAGTAGAAATCAAACTGGTTTTGTAAGATATGGTGATGTTAAACCAGGATCAAAGGTTTTAATTGCTGCTAGTAACTTACATGATAGAGAAATCATAAATGCTTTAGTTAAGGCGTTAAAAAAGAAAGGTGCAAGCGTTGTTGATATTATAATACTCGATGATGGTGAGGATAGGGAACTTACTTACTATGACGAAATAGAGAGAATTATTAGAACAGAGCCTTGGTGGATTAAACCTAGGTGGTATGATTATCAAGAGAAAATTTTAAACTATGCGAAGGATAATGGCTATGATTTACTTATCCATGGACGAGGAGGACCCATACCTAAGACTAATGCTAAAGGAGAGATACTTCCCTACAATTTTGAGGCATTTCCATGGCAAAGTAAAGACGCATTTCTTTCAAGATCCACCATCTTTCCTGCTAAACTTAATTATTTAATTAATGTAAAAACTTGGAAAATGATATATGATTTAGGCAAAGGAGGAAAGGTTAGGTTAACTGATCCAGAGGGTACAGAACTAGAATTTACTCTTCATGAGAAATATTATAATAGAACGCTAGATGAGAGAGGAGGATTTGGACCAAGACCAGCTTTAGGTCACTTATTTGGTCATCCCACTCCCCCAATAATTTCAGAAGAGGATGCTGTTGGCGTGATTGCTGGTACTACATCTCATCTGACTAGACCTTTTCCTCAAATAAGGATTTACGTAGAGAATGGAAGAATTGAGAAAATTGAAGGAGGAGGGCCTTATGGTGAGGCCTGGAAGAAGTTACATGAGGAGACTCTCAGTGTTAAATATCCAGAGTTTCCAGATAAGGGACTGTTCTGGTTATGGGAGATGGCAATAGGAACTAATCCTAAAGTTAGAAGACCTAGCAATGTGCTAATGTTAAGTGGAACTAATGAAGTTGAGAGGAGTAGATCTGGTGTCATACATGTAGGTTTTGGAACAAGATGGAGAGGTGAGAGTGAAAGATGGGCAGCTGCCCATGGTATCCCATTTGGTCACTTACATATTCATTTATTATTCCCAACCTATGAGATTAAAACTATAACTGGTCAAGAGATAAGAGTTATTGATAATGGTCATCTAACTGTGCTTGATGACCCTGAGGTAAGAGAATTAGCTAAGAAATATGGAGATCCAGAAGAATTGCTAAAAGAAGATTGGATACCAAAAATCCCTGGAATTAACGTTCCTGGAAAATATGAAGATTATGCGAAGGACCCTGCAGAATGGATAAAGCAATACAATGGGTAA
- a CDS encoding ABC transporter substrate-binding protein: MVSMRRGISRTLAIVIALVIIIVAIGAGLGYYYSLSSNSSSSTVPITIGTVDYNEHAYLAPLLNGSLSGVFKTYLPFVTIQLFPAGSAAVIHAMETGTVQMGVVVEDNAVTAIAEGAPIVIIATFEPTPINFAIVVSAKSPYYNVTQLEGKSFASSGPGSFDDIVLHILFNEEHWGNNYTEVYVGSVPAQLAAVLTGKVAATAVAPLVQPQVLNTSEFRVVDYIPESWPLWVVVATKSFVEQHPAEVRKVLQVIFMLNKYFDQNIDNASFYFLMAHYHFTPSLATLFLKTDYYSTNGAIYSGGMQLELQFLQKTHVINITNIPPLTDFYTTEFASALPMNDLYYNGSILE, from the coding sequence ATGGTTAGTATGAGGAGGGGTATTAGTAGAACACTAGCCATAGTTATAGCATTAGTAATAATTATTGTAGCAATAGGGGCAGGATTAGGATACTATTATAGTTTGTCAAGTAACTCGTCTTCTTCAACAGTACCTATTACTATAGGTACGGTGGACTATAATGAGCATGCGTATTTGGCTCCATTACTAAATGGGTCATTGAGTGGAGTATTTAAAACCTACTTACCTTTTGTTACAATACAACTTTTTCCTGCAGGGAGTGCTGCAGTAATTCACGCCATGGAGACTGGGACTGTACAGATGGGCGTAGTAGTAGAAGATAATGCTGTTACTGCTATTGCTGAGGGTGCCCCAATAGTAATTATCGCTACATTTGAACCTACACCTATCAATTTTGCAATAGTAGTAAGCGCGAAATCTCCATATTATAACGTTACTCAGTTAGAGGGTAAATCGTTTGCAAGTAGTGGCCCAGGTAGTTTCGACGATATAGTCTTGCATATCCTTTTTAACGAGGAACATTGGGGTAATAATTACACAGAAGTGTATGTGGGTTCTGTACCAGCTCAATTGGCGGCAGTTTTAACAGGAAAAGTAGCAGCTACAGCAGTTGCTCCACTCGTACAACCTCAAGTTCTTAATACAAGTGAGTTTAGAGTAGTAGACTACATTCCAGAATCGTGGCCACTGTGGGTAGTAGTAGCTACTAAATCATTCGTAGAACAACATCCCGCTGAAGTTCGTAAGGTGTTACAAGTAATTTTTATGCTGAATAAATATTTTGATCAAAATATTGATAATGCTAGTTTTTATTTTCTGATGGCTCATTATCATTTTACACCTAGTTTGGCGACGCTCTTTTTAAAGACAGACTATTATTCTACAAATGGTGCTATATATTCCGGAGGAATGCAATTAGAACTTCAATTTCTACAAAAGACACATGTGATAAACATTACAAATATTCCACCTTTGACGGATTTTTATACTACAGAATTTGCATCAGCTTTACCAATGAATGACTTGTATTATAATGGATCAATATTAGAATAA
- a CDS encoding cupin domain-containing protein — translation MPQKLVNELHKQDYFVDFVKAEGIPLYDDFHVDLLEAKTSYWDRFGVDGAWIYLKGASALDAAYILNVSPQTSTKPQRYILDEVVVVLDGEGYTDIWYDDNVRIRVEWNKWTLFKIPHNAFFKHYNNSKEKMAKILAVTQLPLILNASRDNDLIFGNSHKPRELLELIKTGEYLKSSGIMETPKGVLWKGYVLNNIASLELPSSKYFGSRGTGTRGVNLDLGPGLMAHISEMPAFTYKKAHVHGPSATILILKGEGYSLMWYGSTKWSEAWEKVKIDWKPGVLFIPPDKWFHQHFDVSAEPARYLAIHSPIGHIGEQNFIQIEYYEEDPEIRKMYEQELNKRGLKSQMRPELYQKI, via the coding sequence ATGCCACAAAAGCTGGTTAATGAACTACATAAACAAGACTATTTTGTGGATTTCGTTAAGGCAGAAGGTATACCGTTATATGATGACTTTCATGTAGATCTTTTAGAAGCTAAAACATCATACTGGGACAGATTTGGCGTAGATGGAGCTTGGATATATTTAAAGGGAGCATCTGCATTAGATGCAGCATATATTCTAAATGTCTCTCCTCAAACTTCTACTAAGCCCCAAAGATATATTTTAGATGAGGTGGTAGTAGTGCTAGATGGTGAGGGTTATACAGATATATGGTATGATGATAATGTTAGGATAAGAGTAGAATGGAATAAATGGACATTGTTTAAGATACCACACAACGCTTTCTTTAAACATTATAATAATAGCAAGGAAAAAATGGCTAAAATTCTCGCAGTTACTCAATTACCGTTAATATTAAATGCTTCAAGGGATAACGATTTAATATTCGGAAATTCTCATAAACCTAGAGAACTCCTAGAGCTTATAAAAACGGGTGAATATCTGAAAAGCTCTGGTATTATGGAAACACCTAAAGGCGTATTATGGAAAGGTTACGTATTAAATAATATTGCATCGTTAGAGCTACCATCGTCGAAATATTTTGGTTCAAGAGGAACTGGAACTAGAGGTGTTAATCTAGATTTAGGCCCAGGTTTAATGGCACATATCTCTGAAATGCCAGCATTTACTTATAAGAAGGCTCACGTTCATGGTCCTAGTGCTACAATATTAATATTGAAGGGAGAAGGTTACTCCTTAATGTGGTATGGTTCAACTAAGTGGAGTGAAGCATGGGAGAAGGTTAAAATAGATTGGAAACCAGGAGTTCTATTTATACCACCCGATAAGTGGTTCCATCAACACTTCGATGTAAGTGCAGAACCGGCTAGATATTTAGCCATACACTCACCAATAGGACATATAGGTGAGCAAAACTTTATACAAATAGAATATTATGAAGAAGATCCAGAAATAAGGAAGATGTATGAACAAGAGTTAAACAAGCGTGGACTAAAGTCTCAAATGAGACCAGAATTATATCAAAAAATATAG